From the genome of Yersinia enterocolitica, one region includes:
- a CDS encoding CdaR family transcriptional regulator (regulates the expression of the operons for the enzymes involved in galactarate, glucarate and glycerate utilization) — protein sequence MSVYNLDPRLAQDIVTRTMKIIDTNINVMDGKGRIIGSGDEERLGELHEGALLSLSHGRIVDIDEAVARQLHGVRPGINLPLRLEGEIVGVIGLTGNPGQLRQYGELVCMAAEMMMEQARLVHLLAQDSRLREELVLNLIRTEEISPALIEWAQRLGVDINEPRVVAVVDVDSGQLSVDSAMSELQELQTLLTTPERNNLIAIVSLTEMVVLKPALNSHGRWDAIDHRRRMESLLSRMTERGRLRVRLSLGNFFTGPGSIARSYRTARTTMAVGKQRMPEQRSYYYQDLVLPVLLDSLRGGWQANELALPLAKLRAMDSNGLLRRTLACWFRNNVQPTATAKALFIHRNTLEYRLNRISELTGLDLANFDDRLLLYVALQLGEQE from the coding sequence ATGAGTGTATATAATCTTGACCCCCGGCTAGCCCAGGATATTGTTACCCGTACCATGAAGATCATTGATACCAATATTAATGTGATGGATGGTAAAGGGCGGATCATTGGTAGTGGTGATGAAGAGCGCCTTGGCGAACTGCATGAAGGGGCGCTCTTGTCGCTGTCTCATGGCCGGATTGTCGATATCGATGAAGCTGTTGCTCGCCAGTTGCACGGGGTGAGGCCAGGGATCAACCTGCCATTGCGCCTTGAGGGCGAAATCGTGGGGGTGATTGGCCTAACCGGCAACCCGGGGCAACTACGTCAATATGGCGAACTGGTGTGCATGGCAGCAGAGATGATGATGGAGCAGGCGCGGTTGGTGCATCTGCTGGCGCAGGATAGCCGTCTGCGTGAAGAGTTGGTATTGAACTTGATCCGCACCGAAGAAATATCACCGGCACTGATTGAATGGGCGCAGCGCCTTGGGGTGGATATCAATGAACCACGGGTCGTAGCCGTGGTGGATGTGGACAGCGGCCAGTTGAGTGTCGACAGTGCTATGTCGGAATTACAAGAGCTGCAAACCCTGTTGACGACGCCAGAGCGCAATAACCTGATTGCGATTGTTTCACTGACTGAGATGGTGGTGCTTAAACCGGCGCTAAATAGCCATGGCCGCTGGGATGCTATTGATCACCGGCGGCGTATGGAGTCTTTGCTGTCGCGCATGACTGAGCGGGGCCGGTTGCGAGTGCGCCTGTCGCTTGGCAATTTCTTTACCGGGCCGGGCAGTATTGCGCGCTCATACCGTACCGCTCGTACTACCATGGCGGTCGGTAAGCAACGGATGCCGGAGCAACGCAGCTATTACTATCAGGATTTGGTGTTACCGGTATTGCTTGATAGTTTGCGTGGTGGCTGGCAGGCCAATGAATTAGCCTTACCACTGGCTAAATTACGGGCGATGGACAGTAACGGTCTGTTGCGGCGCACTCTGGCCTGCTGGTTCCGTAATAACGTGCAGCCAACGGCTACTGCCAAAGCGTTATTTATTCATCGCAATACCCTGGAGTATCGGTTGAATCGTATTTCCGAACTGACCGGTTTAGATTTAGCGAACTTTGATGATCGCTTGCTGCTGTATGTGGCGCTTCAATTGGGCGAGCAGGAGTAG